One segment of Zhihengliuella halotolerans DNA contains the following:
- a CDS encoding TIM barrel protein, with amino-acid sequence MSYRLAACAEMIFVDEPMVERVRRLNDLGFEVEIWDWSTKDLPALAATGASFSSMTGYLRGDLITVDGSAELVATAKESLAAAEVVDAPRLNLHGTGLGPGGLPVTPGERISGGDWIRAADTLRRLGDLAVDVGRVFMLENLNLSVDHPGTPFARAEDTIELVGAVDHQGVRLNLDLYHAQIGEGNLIELVRRAMPWIGEIQVADVPGRCEPGTGEIRFEAISAALRQMGYDGVVGLEGWASSEPERALEAFRAAFA; translated from the coding sequence ATGAGCTACCGGCTGGCCGCGTGCGCGGAGATGATCTTCGTCGACGAACCGATGGTGGAGCGGGTCCGCCGGCTGAACGATCTCGGGTTCGAGGTCGAGATCTGGGACTGGAGCACCAAGGACCTGCCCGCCCTGGCGGCCACCGGAGCCTCGTTCTCCTCCATGACCGGGTATCTGCGCGGGGATCTCATCACGGTCGACGGCTCCGCAGAGCTCGTCGCCACGGCCAAGGAATCCCTCGCCGCCGCCGAAGTCGTCGATGCGCCCCGGCTCAACCTCCACGGAACCGGCCTCGGCCCCGGGGGCCTGCCCGTCACCCCGGGGGAGCGGATCAGCGGCGGGGACTGGATCCGCGCCGCGGACACTCTCCGCCGCCTCGGCGATCTGGCGGTGGACGTGGGGCGCGTCTTCATGCTCGAGAACCTCAACCTGAGCGTCGACCACCCGGGCACGCCGTTTGCCCGGGCCGAGGACACGATCGAGTTGGTCGGCGCCGTCGATCACCAAGGCGTCCGGCTCAACCTGGACCTCTATCACGCGCAGATCGGCGAGGGGAATCTCATCGAACTGGTACGTCGGGCCATGCCGTGGATCGGCGAGATCCAGGTCGCCGACGTGCCCGGGCGCTGCGAGCCGGGGACCGGGGAGATCCGCTTCGAGGCGATCTCCGCAGCCCTGCGTCAGATGGGGTATGACGGCGTCGTCGGGTTGGAGGGGTGGGCCAGTTCAGAACCCGAGCGCGCCCTCGAGGCGTTCCGCGCGGCCTTCGCCTGA
- the iolG gene encoding inositol 2-dehydrogenase — protein sequence MTRASVRIGLIGTGRIGQVHAAAIAANPHAELTGVADVFVDGARATAARFGGIATDNAEELIASGQLDAVLIASPTPTHVDLISASVEAGLPVLCEKPIDLDINRVDALLPKVRAASVPVALGFNRRFDPAFAAVRARVAAGEIGSLEQLSIISRDPAAPPADYVGVSGGIFRDMTIHDFDMARFFLPDIVEVSATGSQLFDDGARTHGDFDTAVTTLRSSCGAIVSITNSRHSAVGYDQRLEAFGATGMLQVANAPTSLVSLSTAAAVEAKPPYQDFFLERYAEAYAAELDAFIALVRGEKSDSPTYEDGRAALLLADAAQRSATGGGTVAVDLGFSAVAGAA from the coding sequence ATGACACGCGCCTCCGTCCGCATCGGACTCATCGGCACCGGCCGCATCGGCCAGGTCCACGCCGCCGCGATCGCCGCCAACCCCCACGCCGAGCTGACGGGCGTCGCAGACGTCTTCGTCGACGGCGCCCGGGCCACTGCCGCCAGGTTCGGGGGCATCGCCACCGACAATGCCGAGGAGCTCATCGCCTCCGGCCAGCTCGACGCCGTCCTGATCGCCTCGCCGACTCCGACCCACGTCGACCTGATTTCAGCTTCTGTCGAGGCCGGGCTGCCAGTGCTCTGCGAGAAGCCGATCGACCTGGACATCAACCGGGTTGACGCGCTGCTGCCCAAGGTTCGGGCAGCGAGTGTGCCCGTGGCGCTCGGCTTCAACCGCCGGTTCGATCCGGCGTTCGCCGCGGTCCGGGCCCGTGTGGCCGCCGGCGAAATCGGCTCGCTGGAGCAGCTGAGCATCATCAGCCGCGACCCGGCCGCCCCGCCGGCCGACTACGTGGGTGTCTCTGGCGGCATCTTCCGCGACATGACGATCCACGACTTCGACATGGCCCGCTTCTTCCTGCCTGACATCGTCGAGGTCAGCGCCACGGGGTCTCAGCTGTTCGACGACGGGGCGCGCACACATGGCGACTTCGACACCGCGGTGACCACGCTGCGCTCCAGCTGCGGGGCGATCGTCTCCATCACGAACTCGCGGCACAGCGCTGTCGGCTACGACCAGCGACTCGAGGCCTTCGGGGCCACCGGGATGCTGCAGGTCGCCAACGCCCCGACGAGCCTGGTCAGCCTGTCGACCGCGGCCGCCGTCGAGGCCAAACCGCCTTACCAGGACTTCTTCCTCGAGCGCTACGCCGAGGCCTACGCCGCCGAGCTGGACGCCTTCATCGCCCTGGTCCGAGGAGAGAAGTCCGACAGCCCGACCTACGAGGATGGCCGGGCGGCCCTGCTCCTGGCCGACGCCGCGCAGCGCTCCGCGACCGGAGGTGGAACGGTCGCCGTCGATCTGGGCTTTTCAGCCGTCGCGGGTGCGGCATGA
- a CDS encoding sugar porter family MFS transporter: MTDGPHRKRIGLISIVACFGGLLFGYDTGVANGAEGPMAQELGLSLIQLGTVISSLVFAAAVGAVAGGSLSDAIGRRRTIIILALLFFFGTVLVVASPSGPEPGTHSTLGFGVLVAGRIMLGLAVGGASTVVPVYLAELAPYEIRGSITGRNELAIVTGQLAAFVVNAIIASLLGGHVDGIWRIMFAVCALPAVALFFGMLRMPESPRWLVEKGRYDDAAAILRTVRSVERADAELRDVERIAAEEANHSDVGWRAILSNKWLLRIVLIGIGVSMTQQLTGINSIMYYGTRVLEESGMSEQQAVLANIAFGVVAVVGGLIALRNMDRLDRRITFLIGLTLTTVCHCLVGVASMLLPDGNPLRPIVILILVVAFVFSMQTFLNIAVWVWLAEIFPLHMRGLGIGISVFFGWTTNGFLALFFPSLVSGIGITGSFFLFAGIGVLALFFVYTQVPETRGRTLEDLEEDVTTGAIHVVAPEDIK; this comes from the coding sequence TTGACCGACGGTCCGCACCGCAAGCGGATCGGCCTCATCTCGATCGTCGCGTGTTTCGGCGGCCTGCTCTTCGGCTACGACACCGGCGTCGCCAACGGCGCCGAGGGCCCCATGGCGCAGGAACTCGGCTTGAGCCTGATCCAACTCGGGACCGTGATCAGTTCGCTGGTCTTCGCGGCTGCGGTCGGCGCGGTCGCCGGCGGCAGTCTCTCGGATGCGATCGGTCGCCGTCGGACCATCATCATTCTCGCGTTGCTCTTCTTCTTCGGCACCGTGCTGGTCGTCGCCTCGCCGAGCGGGCCCGAGCCCGGCACACACTCGACGCTCGGATTCGGCGTCCTCGTGGCGGGCCGCATCATGCTCGGTCTGGCCGTCGGCGGCGCATCCACGGTGGTTCCCGTCTACCTGGCCGAGCTGGCTCCGTACGAGATTCGCGGCTCCATCACGGGCCGCAACGAACTCGCGATCGTCACCGGCCAGCTCGCCGCCTTCGTCGTCAACGCGATCATCGCGTCGCTTCTGGGCGGCCACGTCGACGGCATCTGGCGCATCATGTTCGCCGTGTGCGCGCTGCCCGCCGTCGCGCTGTTCTTCGGCATGCTGCGCATGCCCGAATCGCCCCGTTGGCTTGTCGAAAAGGGGCGGTACGACGACGCAGCCGCGATCCTGCGGACCGTCCGCTCGGTCGAACGCGCCGACGCGGAGCTGCGCGACGTCGAGCGCATCGCCGCCGAGGAGGCGAACCACAGCGATGTCGGCTGGCGTGCGATCCTGAGCAACAAGTGGCTCCTGCGCATCGTCCTGATCGGGATCGGCGTCAGCATGACCCAGCAGCTCACGGGCATCAACTCGATCATGTACTACGGCACGCGCGTCCTGGAGGAGTCCGGGATGAGCGAGCAGCAGGCCGTCCTGGCCAACATCGCCTTCGGTGTGGTCGCCGTCGTCGGCGGTCTCATCGCCCTGCGGAACATGGATCGGCTTGACCGCCGCATCACCTTCCTGATCGGGCTGACGCTCACCACCGTGTGCCACTGCCTGGTCGGCGTCGCGTCGATGCTGCTGCCGGACGGGAACCCGCTGCGGCCGATCGTCATCCTGATTCTCGTCGTCGCGTTCGTCTTCTCGATGCAGACGTTCCTCAACATCGCCGTCTGGGTCTGGCTGGCCGAGATCTTCCCGCTGCACATGCGCGGCCTCGGCATCGGCATCTCCGTCTTCTTCGGATGGACGACCAACGGCTTCCTCGCGCTGTTCTTCCCGAGCCTCGTCTCGGGGATCGGAATCACCGGCTCGTTCTTCCTCTTCGCCGGAATCGGCGTGCTGGCCCTGTTCTTCGTCTACACGCAGGTTCCCGAAACACGCGGCCGCACCCTCGAGGACCTAGAAGAGGACGTGACCACCGGTGCGATCCACGTCGTCGCGCCCGAAGACATCAAGTAG
- a CDS encoding Gfo/Idh/MocA family protein codes for MKNSIGIAVIGAGMAGLSHIAGYRTAPTLYAPDLPPLRYVAVADVNRGLAARVAARYGYEKSLGSWQEVAADPDIDVVSVVIANRFHREAVEGLLAAGKHVLCEKPLADTLEEAEAMAAAARGAESIARVGFTFRRTPGIAAIRDLVEDGTLGKVLHFSGRYWTDYGHSPQAPMSWRYKGSPGSGALADVGSHLSYVAEFLAGDILSVSGGQLSTVIAERRLPAGTVTGHELVELRDESEPVENDDYAAFNVQFSGAAGSLEVSRVAAGHPNTLTFEVFCEKGAARFNQLVPTQIEIMIADGPHATNGYRTVNLGADHAYLAGGLPMDAPGVGFGQNDAFGYQARAFLDEVADLDDALPPNATFDDGVRNMRILQAVVDSAADNGKKVSL; via the coding sequence ATGAAGAACAGCATCGGGATCGCCGTTATTGGCGCCGGCATGGCCGGCCTGTCCCATATCGCGGGGTACCGCACGGCACCCACGCTGTACGCACCGGACCTGCCACCCCTGCGCTACGTCGCCGTCGCGGACGTGAACCGCGGCCTCGCCGCCCGGGTGGCTGCCCGCTACGGCTACGAGAAGTCCCTGGGGTCATGGCAGGAGGTGGCCGCCGATCCCGACATCGACGTCGTCTCGGTCGTCATCGCAAATCGCTTCCACCGCGAGGCCGTCGAGGGCCTGCTCGCCGCCGGCAAGCACGTGCTGTGCGAGAAACCGCTGGCGGACACCCTCGAAGAAGCCGAGGCCATGGCTGCCGCGGCCCGCGGGGCCGAATCGATCGCCCGCGTCGGCTTCACGTTCCGCCGCACCCCCGGAATCGCCGCGATCCGCGACCTCGTCGAAGATGGGACGCTCGGCAAGGTGCTGCACTTCTCCGGGCGCTACTGGACCGACTACGGCCACAGCCCGCAGGCTCCGATGAGCTGGCGCTACAAGGGCAGCCCCGGAAGCGGCGCGCTCGCCGATGTCGGCAGCCACCTGTCCTACGTCGCAGAGTTCCTCGCCGGGGACATCCTCTCGGTCAGCGGCGGCCAGCTGTCGACCGTCATCGCCGAGCGCCGGCTTCCGGCCGGGACCGTGACGGGACACGAGCTGGTGGAGCTGCGCGATGAGTCGGAACCCGTCGAGAACGACGACTACGCAGCGTTCAACGTCCAGTTCTCCGGCGCTGCGGGCAGCCTCGAAGTCTCCCGCGTCGCGGCCGGTCATCCCAACACGCTGACCTTCGAAGTGTTCTGCGAAAAGGGTGCGGCCCGCTTCAACCAGCTCGTACCGACCCAGATCGAGATCATGATCGCGGACGGTCCGCACGCCACCAACGGCTACCGGACCGTCAACCTCGGGGCCGACCACGCCTATCTGGCCGGCGGCCTTCCGATGGACGCGCCCGGGGTCGGATTCGGGCAGAACGACGCCTTCGGCTACCAGGCCCGGGCGTTCCTCGACGAGGTCGCCGACCTCGACGACGCGCTCCCCCCGAACGCGACGTTCGACGACGGCGTCCGCAACATGCGCATCCTCCAGGCGGTCGTCGACTCCGCCGCCGACAACGGAAAGAAGGTCTCCCTGTGA